The DNA segment cttcgTCCATCAACCATCTTAATGTCCTGCAAGAGAATAATTCTTAAGCATCACGAATAGTTCCCATAAGATATTGGATAGAAATTGGGTATTCTTCTTCTCATGAGTAACAATTGCTTGCATTTTTACATGCACATCTAAATTTAGTCTTGTGGTAAGTATCATATATAGTGTTACCTAACATGTTTTGAATCACACACCTGTCCTCCTTAGTACTTGGGCTTAATTTAAGTTgtttccaaaataataaattaaatcactGTACATACTGGATTGGTTTCACTTAAACTCGAGTCTGGATATATAGAACAATTTCTCATCTATCTATAAATGTACAAATGAAGGAGGAGGACGTCTTTACCTTTCTTTAACATaattggagttggaaaaatatatTGCAGAATCGACTCTTACAATCAGTACACCTGGAATCTTACTAGCTTCTGGATATTGTTGAATGTTTCTGTAGACAGTAGTCCTAGGAATCTTCCCTAGAATAGCAGTTCGGGGCCTTGTGACTTGTAATAGGATCTTTGCAAAGGAAATAGAGACCTGCCATAAAGTATTAATTAGCAATTAATATACGAAATGAACAAGACTAGCTTTGACATTTAGAGCATAAATAACTAAGCATTAATTATAGTAGTACTTACAGCAATTAGAAGTCCTATCTCAACCGAGACAAAAACAACCCCAAAGAAGGCACCCATGCAagcaacaaaatcaaatttatctATCTTCCAAATCAAAATTGCTGCCTCATAGTCTACAAGGCTGATGACAGCAGAAATGATGATGGCAGAAAGAATGGCATTTGGGGTGTACTTGAAAAGAGGAGTGATGAATTCCAGGGTTAATAACACAACCACTGACATCACAATATTAGAGACTGCAGTTTGGCAGCCTGCCATGTAATTTACCGCGGACCGAGAGAAAGAACCTGAAGGTAACAAGAACATAGATCAGCGGCTATAAGAATTAGTCtttgaagcttttttttttcctttttccatttttgtttGATATTTCTAACTTCTAAgctaaaagtatatatatgctTATAAGACATGACTACTTATTAGTTTTTACATATTTCTTAAACTTGCAGTTGATAACAAGTTAGATTCATAAACCTAGCTTGTCTTTGAGCTTACCTGTTGCTACATAACACGAAGTCAGGGAACCAACAACATTCATTGTTCCTAATGCCACCATTTCTTTGTTTCCATCCAATTGATAGTCCTTCATAGATGCAAATGTTCTTCCAATTGCTGTGGCTTCCTgtgacaacaaaaataaaatgattcaaTTAAACTATAGGAATAAATGGCCAATACTCATCAAGAGAGGTATTGGTGTCAAAGTTACTTACAGTCAATGCTATCATGCCAGCCACGATGCCAATTTTAAAACCTTTTCCAAGGTATTCTCCggtaaaataaatatctttaacaGATGAAGGATTGAtgcctttttctatttttcttaccTTCACATATCAATAGACAAAAAGTTTAGTAATGCTGTAACTAATATTGTGTCACTCTTACCATCACTATTCCATAAAATACACTAATGGTCTGCAATGTTTACGATGAAAATGGAAGTCTATTTTCTTACAATGTCTACTCCTTGCTTATCTGCACGGGTTATGAATACAAAAAAAGTGGATAAAATAACGGATATCAATGGAGCAATTGCTGGCACCCAGAAgaatttcttgtttttctttccctgATCCAcacaaaatatgaaataatgagAAAACAATTTACAAAATCCTAATGATCAATTACGgaataatagaaaaatgaataaGGGGGCGGTCTAATAATGTCTTACAATATATTTGGCAACCAGAAGAAAACCCAAAAAGCTAGCTCCGATGAGTATAGTTTGCCAGTTCCACTGCATGACGATAGATAGGTgttaaattataaatcaatttCGTTTTCAACATACATACACCCTATTAGCAATTTAATTTTTGGCATGGACTTATTCAGATAATTAGGACTTAGGAGTCCTAATTAATAATTTGCATGTatattgagagagagagagagagaaaaggagaGTATACTCCATGATGGGCTTCTGAGAATACTGAACGCATCACATGGACAATATCAGTGTCCGTTGTGAAGTGTGCAGTTTTAATGCCAAGGAAACCCTTAAGCTGTTGGAGGGCAATTGTGATAGCAGCTCCCCCCATAAAACCAACAATAGCAGCATGTGATAGGAAGTCAATCAAGAATCCTAACCTgaatgcaaaaataaaaattaaaaaacaatgcaACCATAAGATTGTCATTATGTATATTAAACAGACCATAGTTGCAGCTGGTAGCAGTTGCACAAGACATAAACTTCAGAGAATATAatgtttaaatacaaaatatcttCTAGAGCATTGGATATATTGTAGTATCATATATATACCTAAGAACACCAAGTGTTGCTTGAGTAATCCCAGCAAAAAAAGTTGCTGTAAAAGCAAGTCGCTGATATTCTGTTGGATTTGTTTTAGGATCAATCTCATTACTTAGTAAGGTCCCCAACAAGAGTGAAACCACTGCCACTGGTCCTATAGCAATATCACGAGAGCTACCCATGACAGCATAAATCAGTGGTGGAACAAAACTGGAGTCTGCAAAGGATAACAAAATGCAAAATGATCTCATTCCAACAACATCCAAAGAAAATTAAACGTGTGCAAGAGCTGTTGATGAGAGACAAGAAGAGTCTTACACAGTCCATACTGTGGAGCCAAATGTGCAAGCTTGGCGTATCCAATATCCTGTTTTTCAAGCCAAGTATTAGAAGTTAGAACCTCAAAAAATGTAGCATGTAACATGAATTACATAAATTCTCCTGTTCTTTAGAAGCTTGAAATCGACGTAGTAAAGGAAACTTACCTGAGGAATGCAAAGACTTGCAATAGTGAGACCGGATATTATATCtcctctaaattttttaaggTTGTAACTTCTCCCCCAACTAAGTATTGGGAATATGGCCTCGATACCGAGCCTAATCTTCCTTGATCTAGGTTGATCTTTGAAGGGTCTTAGAGGATCATCAGAAAAGAATGTTTCTTTTATAGTGGATTGGAATTCCTTGAAGAGGTTCTGTCTTGGAGGAATTGCTACTTTGTGGGCTTGTGGTGCCTGACCAAGTGAAGAAGATGACATACTTCTGAGATCGATCTCTTTTGTTTCAAGATTTTCATCAGCAGGAGGACCCATTGAAGACATCAACCGTGATCTTCAATCTGTAATAGAGGGAAAAAGTCATAACCAGATGTATTGGTAAAAAGAATGACTTCAACGAGTGTGATTAGTAATCACATGACAGAATATGGTTTATATATTGCACGCAAAGTCTACCATGTTGCTTGTAGTTGTAGCTATAATATACAGTCCAAAATGAAGATTATCAGGCACAAAATATGGAATTTTAGATGTTGATTGATGATAAATAGATCCTACTAACTATGAGAAACAATTCTGAAATGTTTAGCCAACCTGAATAGAAGAGAAGGGGATATGTGACAGAAGATTTGAATGGTCACTTGTTCAAGCTGTGATGCCTTCTTAAGCAGGTAACTGCTGTGAAGCTATTGGATTATAACCTCAAAGACTTTATCTTTCAGGTCAATGTTCTCAGGCTGAAATTGAAAAACTAGACCCAATTAATGTGTGAAACGGATCGAATACATGTCAAAATCATACATTGCAAAGCAAAGTTTTCAATCCTGACCAAACTACCCTGGAATTAATGCACCTAAAGTCAGATGATCGTCTAGCAATTTGATAACTGTCTTAACATCAGAAGAAAGCGGGGAATACGAGAAGTATTATTGTCTATTACTAATTTGCAATTACTATGTGCTTCTTTAAAAATCACAAAGtcaataaagtttaaaatataaagaaaaagacgGAGAAGTTAAACATGTCAATGACAAGCATCCGTTGTAAGTTCTACTACTTGGTTGTGGAATTGTTAGCCGATTTCTTATGTCAAATCTCAAGACTAATTTGATCTTAAAAAGTATTTCGTGATGACTACCAAGATATATAGTGTAAACTTAAGATAATCAGACAATCCAGTTCATACTATGGGAGATTGATTGCAAATTTTTCTATCCGATGAACAGTAACACTAATGGTCTTTGTTTGTGCCTCTTCACAAGCACGGGCACGAGTGAATCACACGCACAAGAGTCCCTCT comes from the Glycine soja cultivar W05 chromosome 6, ASM419377v2, whole genome shotgun sequence genome and includes:
- the LOC114415347 gene encoding sulfate transporter 1.3-like, with amino-acid sequence MSSMGPPADENLETKEIDLRSMSSSSLGQAPQAHKVAIPPRQNLFKEFQSTIKETFFSDDPLRPFKDQPRSRKIRLGIEAIFPILSWGRSYNLKKFRGDIISGLTIASLCIPQDIGYAKLAHLAPQYGLYSSFVPPLIYAVMGSSRDIAIGPVAVVSLLLGTLLSNEIDPKTNPTEYQRLAFTATFFAGITQATLGVLRLGFLIDFLSHAAIVGFMGGAAITIALQQLKGFLGIKTAHFTTDTDIVHVMRSVFSEAHHGWNWQTILIGASFLGFLLVAKYIGKKNKKFFWVPAIAPLISVILSTFFVFITRADKQGVDIVRKIEKGINPSSVKDIYFTGEYLGKGFKIGIVAGMIALTEATAIGRTFASMKDYQLDGNKEMVALGTMNVVGSLTSCYVATGSFSRSAVNYMAGCQTAVSNIVMSVVVLLTLEFITPLFKYTPNAILSAIIISAVISLVDYEAAILIWKIDKFDFVACMGAFFGVVFVSVEIGLLIAVSISFAKILLQVTRPRTAILGKIPRTTVYRNIQQYPEASKIPGVLIVRVDSAIYFSNSNYVKERTLRWLMDEEEQEKGDYRTKIQFLIVEMSPVTDIDTSGIQAFEELHRSLEKKGVELVLANPGSAVTDKLYASSFANTIGEDKIFLTVAEAIAYCSPKVVEDP